One Brachyspira pilosicoli P43/6/78 genomic window carries:
- a CDS encoding PDC sensor domain-containing protein, whose protein sequence is MNVHKLIFKIPFIVTVSVIIATISSIIMVSILSSKAMDVIVRNGLESNVLSYNKLVDLWFEDNNNSMVNFSKNNDIINFLQNTNDAVLRLNAEGALKSFADSKNSFLNFIIVDTAGNAILDSSGGSLLGVSINKGNDDWKMFEASGYNSGGESSIEKSIMTGLPTYRLWHGIKDSNGNLIGILVGNVNWADFVDRFISNFSIGNTGQIVIIDKDKKILAHKDKNKILTTDNYPPYETVIKDKNGIITYKDAREVYYMSFHNIKNTNWYIIVSMAKSELYAPSKNMVLYAMITAIVVIGVLIAFAILFTKRLISHVNEALRVASIISDGDLTFNIDDKYLNRKDEMGYLIRSLTI, encoded by the coding sequence ATGAATGTTCATAAACTAATTTTTAAGATACCTTTTATAGTTACAGTTTCTGTTATAATTGCCACTATATCTAGTATAATTATGGTTTCTATTTTATCATCAAAGGCTATGGATGTTATAGTTAGAAATGGACTTGAGTCAAATGTTTTGTCTTATAATAAACTTGTTGATTTATGGTTTGAGGATAACAATAATTCTATGGTGAATTTTTCAAAAAATAATGATATTATTAATTTTCTTCAAAATACTAATGATGCTGTTTTAAGATTAAATGCTGAAGGAGCATTAAAATCTTTTGCAGACAGCAAAAACTCTTTTTTAAATTTTATTATTGTAGATACAGCGGGTAATGCAATTTTAGATTCTTCTGGCGGAAGTTTATTAGGGGTATCAATCAATAAAGGAAATGATGATTGGAAAATGTTTGAAGCTTCTGGATATAATTCCGGAGGAGAAAGCAGCATAGAAAAATCAATAATGACAGGTCTTCCAACTTATAGATTATGGCATGGTATAAAAGATAGTAATGGCAATTTAATAGGGATATTAGTTGGTAATGTAAATTGGGCAGATTTTGTTGATAGATTTATTAGCAATTTTAGTATAGGAAATACTGGTCAAATTGTTATTATAGATAAAGATAAAAAAATATTAGCTCATAAAGATAAAAACAAAATATTAACTACAGATAATTATCCTCCTTATGAAACAGTAATAAAAGACAAAAATGGAATCATTACATATAAGGATGCAAGAGAAGTATATTATATGTCATTTCATAATATAAAAAATACTAATTGGTATATTATAGTTTCTATGGCTAAGAGCGAGTTATATGCTCCTTCTAAAAATATGGTTTTATATGCTATGATAACGGCAATTGTTGTTATAGGAGTTTTGATTGCTTTTGCTATTTTATTTACTAAGAGACTTATTTCTCATGTTAATGAGGCATTGAGAGTTGCTAGTATTATATCTGACGGAGATTTAACTTTTAATATAGATGATAAATATTTAAATAGAAAAGATGAAATGGGTTATTTAATAAGAAGTTTGACAATATAA
- a CDS encoding methyl-accepting chemotaxis protein codes for MKSIIETANSNIDLTKKTAYSLSYANKDLYNRTNEQIDSLSKTAEATEEISSTIEKSVENANLINKMMIESRDAIEKAGSIISETAKNTEEAFEYSNKISGLVKFIEDIAFQTNILALNASVEAARAGEQGRGFAVVASEVRNLAQTTQSSVNNITSFINGSNEKVKNATNSANTSRELFADIENKINETTKVIEDMVNTTNEQMAGINNINNAVINMDSKTQENTSLVYSMQESSQELEKQMEELFNAMSFFKVGPRRLEWTNEYYTYNKVIDNQHKQIIDYANKVHHALYNNDKNEVDEAFRGAIEYTKYHFSEEQKIQMENKENYPKIKEHFEEHKKFIKAINEEYEAFKTSSNWRKIAENFSGLLGKLLIEHIGVWDKEFVRTADIKDY; via the coding sequence ATGAAGAGCATAATAGAAACTGCCAATTCTAATATAGACTTAACTAAAAAAACAGCCTATTCGCTTTCTTATGCAAACAAAGATTTATATAATAGAACAAATGAACAGATAGATTCTTTAAGTAAAACAGCTGAAGCTACAGAGGAGATATCAAGTACTATAGAAAAATCTGTAGAAAATGCTAATTTAATTAATAAGATGATGATAGAATCAAGAGATGCTATAGAGAAAGCAGGAAGCATTATATCTGAGACTGCTAAAAATACGGAAGAGGCTTTTGAATATAGTAATAAAATTAGCGGTTTAGTGAAGTTTATAGAAGATATTGCCTTTCAAACTAACATACTTGCCTTAAATGCTTCTGTAGAGGCAGCACGTGCTGGAGAGCAGGGGCGTGGATTTGCAGTTGTAGCTTCTGAGGTTAGAAATTTAGCACAAACTACACAAAGTTCAGTTAATAATATCACTTCATTTATAAATGGCAGTAATGAGAAAGTAAAAAATGCTACTAATTCAGCTAATACATCTAGAGAATTATTTGCTGATATAGAAAATAAAATAAATGAAACTACAAAAGTAATAGAAGATATGGTTAATACTACAAATGAACAGATGGCTGGTATTAATAATATCAATAATGCTGTTATAAACATGGATTCTAAAACACAAGAAAATACTAGTTTAGTATATTCTATGCAGGAATCATCTCAGGAACTTGAAAAACAAATGGAAGAGCTTTTTAACGCTATGAGCTTTTTCAAAGTTGGTCCTCGTAGATTAGAATGGACTAATGAATATTATACTTACAATAAAGTTATAGATAATCAGCATAAACAGATTATAGATTATGCTAATAAAGTACATCATGCTTTATATAACAATGATAAAAATGAAGTTGATGAAGCATTTAGAGGTGCTATAGAGTATACTAAATACCATTTCTCTGAAGAGCAAAAAATACAAATGGAAAATAAAGAGAATTATCCAAAAATAAAAGAACATTTTGAGGAACATAAGAAGTTTATTAAGGCTATTAATGAAGAATATGAGGCATTTAAAACTAGTTCCAACTGGAGAAAAATTGCAGAAAATTTCTCTGGTCTTTTAGGAAAACTTTTAATAGAACATATTGGTGTTTGGGATAAGGAGTTTGTTAGAACTGCTGATATAAAAGATTATTAA
- a CDS encoding META domain-containing protein, whose product MKRLSILFFMLFLICSCSTMDKISENNITDKKNVLDGRKFKLVSIYPDMNITIEFNDNKISGFSAVNRYSSLYEIDGDIFNVYNLITTLMSGPKDKMKAEYEYLNLLKDVTSYKIEGKKLTLYTVLSSNYLIFEEI is encoded by the coding sequence ATGAAAAGATTATCAATTTTATTTTTTATGTTATTTTTAATATGTTCATGTTCTACTATGGATAAAATTTCAGAAAATAATATAACAGATAAAAAAAATGTATTAGACGGCAGAAAGTTTAAATTGGTTAGTATATATCCAGATATGAATATTACAATAGAGTTTAATGATAATAAAATAAGCGGTTTTTCAGCAGTTAATAGATATTCATCTTTATATGAAATAGATGGAGATATTTTTAATGTTTATAATTTAATAACAACATTAATGTCTGGACCTAAAGACAAAATGAAAGCAGAATATGAGTATTTAAATCTTTTAAAAGATGTAACCTCATATAAAATTGAAGGCAAAAAATTAACTTTATATACAGTGCTTTCTAGTAACTATTTAATTTTTGAAGAGATATGA
- the yidD gene encoding membrane protein insertion efficiency factor YidD translates to MLKKILLFLIFIYQKAISPYLRPSCRYIPSCSEYAKEAVIKYGAFKGSFLAVARVLRCNPLAKKNI, encoded by the coding sequence ATGCTTAAGAAAATATTATTGTTTTTAATTTTTATATATCAAAAAGCAATATCACCATATCTTAGGCCTTCTTGCAGATATATTCCTTCTTGTTCTGAATATGCTAAAGAGGCTGTTATTAAATATGGTGCTTTTAAAGGCAGTTTTCTCGCTGTAGCAAGAGTTCTTAGATGTAATCCGCTTGCTAAAAAAAATATATGA
- a CDS encoding DUF4416 family protein, producing MYYTKMSKSIKQSKAVLIIALMYHEDEIYNNTLNELINNFGNTKIIGEEYLFSHSIYYADEMGEDLKKRFIVFENMIERDYIVEVKKTTDEIEKKYLDSNNNRKINIDPAILTLENFVLVTNKNFTHRIYLKDGVFADLTLIYKKKKGYTELPWTYADYSSDETKNFLKKIRELFYNKLIESSPFGSNWNN from the coding sequence ATGTATTATACTAAAATGAGTAAATCTATTAAACAATCAAAAGCAGTACTCATCATTGCTTTAATGTATCATGAAGATGAGATATATAATAACACTTTAAATGAATTAATAAATAATTTTGGAAATACTAAGATAATTGGAGAAGAATATTTATTTTCTCATTCTATTTATTATGCTGATGAGATGGGAGAAGATTTAAAAAAAAGATTTATAGTATTTGAAAACATGATAGAGAGAGATTATATAGTAGAAGTAAAAAAAACAACTGATGAAATAGAAAAAAAATATTTAGATAGTAATAATAACAGAAAAATAAATATAGACCCAGCAATACTTACTTTAGAAAATTTTGTGCTAGTAACAAATAAAAACTTCACTCATAGAATATATTTAAAAGATGGAGTATTTGCTGATTTAACTTTAATATACAAAAAGAAAAAAGGCTACACTGAACTTCCTTGGACTTATGCTGACTATTCAAGTGATGAAACAAAAAACTTTTTAAAAAAAATAAGAGAGCTATTCTATAACAAATTAATAGAAAGCTCCCCTTTTGGTTCAAACTGGAATAATTAA
- the murD gene encoding UDP-N-acetylmuramoyl-L-alanine--D-glutamate ligase, with amino-acid sequence MKMLNREYINYLEKQNILILGATLRSGVSIANVLYDINCNNDINIEYALSDSKREEELKLSIEALKDKNAKLYFGKQDANILKDITLIIISPGVPQSIDIVKEAKKRNIKVIGEIEFAYNLIPDRNYISVTGTDGKTTTVNLIYSIISSYKKARLLGNVGNTFSKEVESIEKDEDIVLELSSFQLETIDNFHSHISVILNIAEDHLDRYKDIEDYFNAKKNITKNQNSNDFLILNYDNFYTNRYYNELIKTKDISFNVLIFSTKYREANLYYNSKDECFYYNGEKIFSIAKRKLLGMHNIENILASVLACIKDNIPIEYIDKAVNNFKSIEHRLEFVKEIDGVRYINDSKATSMSAVMSALKSFDKNIILIMGGRNKGIDFKPLKSIIEERVKKLILTGEASEDLSSMIDVSNKIIIKDFTEAFDYAKKIAVKGDTVLLSPGCASFDSFKNYEERGKYFKSLVNR; translated from the coding sequence ATGAAAATGCTTAATAGAGAATATATAAATTATTTAGAGAAACAAAATATATTAATACTTGGAGCTACATTAAGAAGCGGTGTGAGTATTGCTAATGTTTTATATGATATAAATTGTAATAATGATATTAATATAGAGTACGCTTTAAGTGATAGTAAAAGAGAAGAAGAATTAAAGCTAAGTATAGAAGCGTTAAAAGATAAAAATGCAAAATTATACTTTGGAAAGCAAGATGCAAATATTTTAAAAGATATTACATTGATAATAATTTCACCTGGAGTTCCTCAAAGTATAGATATAGTGAAAGAAGCTAAAAAAAGAAATATAAAAGTTATAGGTGAAATAGAGTTTGCCTATAATTTAATACCAGATAGAAATTATATATCAGTAACTGGTACAGATGGAAAAACTACTACGGTTAATTTAATTTATAGTATTATAAGTTCTTATAAAAAGGCTAGATTATTGGGTAATGTTGGAAATACTTTTTCTAAAGAAGTTGAAAGTATAGAAAAAGATGAAGATATAGTATTAGAGCTTTCTAGTTTTCAGTTGGAAACAATTGATAATTTTCACTCTCATATTTCTGTTATACTCAATATAGCTGAGGACCATTTAGACAGATACAAAGATATAGAAGATTATTTTAATGCTAAAAAAAATATTACTAAAAATCAAAATAGCAATGATTTTTTAATTCTAAATTATGATAATTTTTATACTAATAGATATTATAATGAACTTATAAAAACAAAGGATATATCATTTAATGTATTAATTTTTTCTACTAAATATAGAGAAGCTAATTTATATTATAATAGTAAAGATGAATGTTTCTATTATAATGGTGAAAAAATATTTTCTATAGCAAAAAGAAAACTTCTTGGAATGCACAATATAGAAAATATTTTAGCTTCGGTATTGGCATGTATAAAAGATAATATACCGATAGAATATATAGATAAAGCTGTTAATAATTTTAAAAGCATAGAGCATAGATTAGAGTTTGTAAAAGAGATTGATGGGGTAAGGTATATAAATGATTCTAAGGCAACATCTATGAGTGCTGTTATGAGTGCTTTAAAATCGTTTGACAAAAATATTATACTCATAATGGGCGGTAGAAATAAGGGTATAGATTTTAAACCTTTAAAGTCGATTATAGAAGAGAGAGTTAAAAAGCTTATTCTTACTGGCGAGGCATCTGAAGATTTAAGCAGCATGATAGATGTTTCTAATAAAATTATTATAAAAGATTTTACAGAAGCTTTTGATTATGCTAAAAAAATAGCTGTAAAAGGAGATACTGTTTTGCTTTCTCCAGGTTGTGCAAGTTTTGATAGTTTTAAAAATTATGAAGAGCGCGGAAAATATTTTAAAAGTTTAGTGAATAGATAG
- a CDS encoding GerMN domain-containing protein, which produces MKKIAANNSNISSSIFYDILKPKENTTRDIKTMRPATTTYSSTPPSYMRNNNEPKEKYNTNNYNYYFREDKKEENNYNSRERIITTSNDGKENTTQKTPVKNNTQKDYERLADSLVNNNNNNNNITKTRNDTIEETTSKRDLIINSQTSVMPNNNGIIKNNNDYNRVINDLVNPNNTERVINNNERIINNTEKQINNNNNNNNNNNIVREENKIISTKENINKKEIIQKAQKDIAKYKTSKANNSVKRDYSNERNLKNTSNEGVYLVEYDENTGSITLIFRKRNIENNNSIEETIKTLLNGATDEENRDNIISCIPKDTELLDIFVAGDTVYLNFNESFEFNPLGNEGTMLQIYQLVYTATQFEGIDNVIFLINGNLNETIGAEGAIENMPFTRFE; this is translated from the coding sequence ATGAAGAAAATAGCAGCAAATAATAGCAACATCTCTTCAAGCATTTTTTATGATATCCTAAAACCAAAAGAAAATACAACAAGAGATATAAAAACAATGCGACCAGCAACAACTACATATAGTTCAACTCCTCCAAGCTATATGAGAAACAATAATGAACCTAAAGAAAAATATAATACTAATAATTATAATTATTATTTTAGAGAAGATAAAAAAGAAGAAAATAATTATAATTCTAGAGAAAGAATAATAACAACATCTAATGATGGTAAAGAAAATACAACTCAAAAAACTCCTGTAAAAAATAATACTCAAAAAGATTATGAAAGATTAGCAGATAGTTTAGTTAATAATAATAATAATAATAATAATATAACTAAAACAAGAAATGATACTATAGAAGAAACAACATCAAAAAGAGACTTAATAATAAACTCTCAAACAAGTGTAATGCCAAATAATAATGGTATAATAAAAAATAATAATGATTATAATAGAGTGATTAATGATTTAGTAAATCCTAATAATACTGAAAGAGTAATTAACAACAACGAAAGAATAATCAATAACACTGAAAAACAAATAAATAATAATAATAATAATAATAATAATAATAATATAGTAAGAGAAGAAAATAAAATAATAAGCACAAAAGAAAATATAAATAAAAAAGAAATTATACAAAAAGCTCAAAAAGATATAGCAAAATATAAAACTTCAAAGGCAAATAATAGTGTAAAAAGAGATTATTCTAATGAAAGAAACTTAAAAAACACAAGCAATGAAGGAGTATATTTAGTAGAATATGATGAAAACACAGGTTCTATTACATTAATATTTAGAAAGAGAAATATAGAAAATAATAATTCAATAGAAGAGACAATAAAGACTTTGTTAAATGGTGCTACTGATGAAGAGAATAGAGATAATATAATAAGCTGCATACCTAAAGATACAGAATTATTAGATATATTCGTAGCAGGAGATACAGTATATTTGAATTTTAATGAAAGCTTCGAATTTAATCCTCTTGGAAATGAGGGCACTATGCTTCAAATATATCAATTAGTATACACAGCAACACAATTTGAAGGTATAGATAATGTTATCTTTTTAATAAACGGCAATTTAAATGAAACTATAGGTGCAGAAGGTGCCATAGAAAATATGCCATTTACAAGATTTGAATAA
- a CDS encoding ribonuclease P protein component, translating into MKTNAVKRNRAKRIVREIYRTEKNNIPVGYDYFIIINRYISRSFLDYKKELMKLFYRI; encoded by the coding sequence ATAAAAACTAATGCCGTAAAAAGAAATAGAGCGAAAAGAATTGTCAGAGAAATCTATAGAACAGAAAAAAATAATATACCTGTAGGGTATGATTATTTTATCATTATTAATAGATATATTTCCCGTTCATTTTTGGATTATAAAAAAGAGTTAATGAAGTTGTTTTATAGGATTTGA
- the yidC gene encoding membrane protein insertase YidC yields MSNNKRMILAVALSGVILFAYMFYQAKTIKPVANQNNIQTNNINTNQNNTENQNVLLNTSQIQKVDYTTNGNMLATNDTTETLENDYVIATFKNGSLFSYKLKNYYKQDSEITNEIVDMVEQVYEGIYPFTLTFQNLSNSIALPNVFNYYSVKENNAVTYVADASIEGNPIRIKKTFAFGEDPYQLTNTVTIENLSEKDLSMYYSYFLGTGIGPYRTEKNSVREDATKAQYLIKGNGKSKVLLTGDIVKENILSKLFGFGNGAKTNNVKYNIYEGQDKWVALNNRYFAIISSPAQSNAKFETMTFSRPVTNEYRNDFHIANLISEHNIKSGSSVVDTYSVYIGPKVRRIFSKYYLEESYESIFQESFLGLNLRPLTYILDIILNALYGFTKSYAWAIILFTLIFKIVTYPLNHASYKSMRKMQLVNPKIERIREQYKDNPEKLNAEIMNIYKKEKINPLGGCLPMLLPFPLLIAFFYLMQSMVELRNTPFLWITDLSSPDKLFVFPAAIPILGGFNFNLFPILMAITSYVSMKIQPSSSAGAAGGQAAMQMKMMTTIFPLMMLLMFYNFASGLALYWTAQNVFGVIQQFITSKLLNKNDSNNNNETVIENKYTKKGNGKKKRK; encoded by the coding sequence ATGAGTAATAACAAGAGAATGATTTTAGCCGTTGCACTTTCGGGAGTAATCTTGTTTGCATACATGTTCTATCAGGCTAAAACAATTAAACCTGTAGCAAATCAAAATAATATACAAACTAATAATATAAATACAAATCAGAATAACACTGAAAATCAAAACGTATTATTAAATACTTCACAAATACAAAAAGTTGATTATACCACTAATGGAAATATGTTAGCTACTAATGATACTACTGAAACATTAGAAAATGATTATGTTATAGCTACATTTAAAAACGGTTCTTTGTTTTCTTATAAACTTAAAAATTATTATAAACAAGATTCTGAGATAACTAATGAAATAGTTGATATGGTAGAGCAAGTATATGAAGGTATATATCCTTTTACTTTAACTTTTCAAAATCTATCAAACTCTATAGCTTTGCCTAATGTCTTTAATTATTATTCTGTAAAAGAAAATAATGCTGTTACATATGTAGCAGATGCTTCTATAGAAGGTAATCCTATAAGAATAAAAAAGACTTTTGCTTTTGGTGAAGACCCTTATCAATTAACAAATACTGTAACTATAGAAAATCTTAGCGAAAAAGATTTATCTATGTATTATTCTTATTTTTTAGGCACAGGTATTGGACCTTATAGAACTGAGAAAAACTCTGTAAGAGAAGATGCTACAAAGGCACAATATTTGATAAAGGGTAATGGTAAATCAAAAGTTCTTCTTACTGGGGATATAGTTAAAGAAAATATATTATCAAAATTATTTGGTTTTGGTAATGGTGCTAAAACTAATAATGTTAAATACAACATATATGAAGGTCAAGATAAATGGGTGGCTTTAAATAATAGATATTTTGCTATTATTTCTAGTCCTGCACAGTCTAATGCAAAATTCGAGACTATGACTTTTTCTAGACCTGTTACCAATGAATATAGAAATGATTTCCATATTGCTAATTTAATATCAGAGCATAATATAAAATCTGGTTCTTCTGTTGTAGATACTTATTCTGTTTATATAGGACCAAAGGTAAGAAGAATATTCTCAAAATATTATCTTGAAGAGTCTTATGAATCAATATTCCAAGAATCTTTCTTAGGACTTAACTTAAGACCTTTAACTTATATATTAGATATTATTTTGAATGCTTTATATGGTTTTACAAAAAGTTATGCTTGGGCAATAATATTATTTACTTTAATATTTAAAATTGTTACTTATCCGCTTAACCATGCTTCATACAAATCTATGAGAAAGATGCAGTTGGTTAATCCTAAAATAGAACGTATTAGAGAGCAGTATAAAGATAATCCTGAAAAATTAAATGCTGAAATTATGAATATATATAAAAAGGAGAAAATTAATCCTTTGGGCGGATGTTTGCCTATGCTTTTACCTTTCCCGCTTCTTATAGCATTTTTCTATTTGATGCAGTCTATGGTAGAGCTTAGAAATACTCCTTTCCTATGGATTACAGATTTATCTTCTCCAGATAAGTTATTTGTATTTCCAGCAGCTATACCTATTTTAGGCGGTTTTAATTTCAATTTATTCCCTATACTTATGGCTATTACAAGTTATGTTAGTATGAAGATACAGCCTTCTTCTTCAGCAGGTGCTGCAGGCGGACAAGCTGCTATGCAGATGAAAATGATGACTACTATATTCCCGCTTATGATGCTTCTTATGTTCTATAACTTTGCTAGTGGTTTGGCTTTATATTGGACTGCACAAAATGTGTTTGGTGTAATTCAGCAATTTATAACTTCAAAACTTTTAAATAAAAATGATTCTAATAATAATAATGAAACTGTTATTGAGAATAAATATACTAAAAAAGGAAATGGAAAAAAGAAAAGAAAATAG
- a CDS encoding peptide ABC transporter substrate-binding protein: protein MLKRILLFLYIFILIISCTNNVNRSSKELFINAGEEPKTIDPTLSGNDFVYPRHVFETLIIKDKNGNLQGGACESWDISDDGLKYTFHLRENAKWSDGVNVTANDFVYALQRAANPASAAEYTSFVEYIKNAVKVLSSELPVEELGVKAIDDYTLEITLESPTGYFLDILTYPIFAPVRKDIIEKYGDEWSLSPESYIGNGAFVMTERNPDEKIVVVKNTNYWNKDNIVPEKITFVMMKDATLALAGIKDGSLDFSVNIIEQDLEKLKEEGIVNIAPYFSTVAFGINATNEVLKDVRIRKALSLAIDRNYIVENVVPTAKSPTSAWVPVGAYDVSGDFRENGGEYIDLSKEAYSNNVEMAKQLLAEAGYPNGENFPVLEYKTTSDLVYMQVAEAVQQMWKENLGIDLQITSMEWAAYQQMRSDKDYQLIRTLWIGDYSDPMTFLENYLSYRSQNTTGYSNIMFDKYIETARSTANQSIRMEAMHNAEKLLVAEDNLLIPIYNPSNPTLISKRLKDYVLTPLQEYQFHYAYLE from the coding sequence ATGTTAAAAAGAATATTATTGTTTTTGTATATTTTTATTTTAATTATTTCATGTACAAATAATGTAAATCGTTCTTCAAAGGAATTATTTATTAATGCTGGTGAAGAACCAAAGACAATAGACCCTACATTATCTGGAAACGACTTTGTTTATCCAAGACATGTATTTGAAACTTTGATAATAAAGGATAAAAATGGCAATTTGCAAGGCGGTGCTTGTGAAAGTTGGGATATTTCAGATGATGGACTTAAATATACTTTTCATTTGAGAGAGAATGCTAAGTGGTCTGACGGAGTAAATGTAACTGCAAATGATTTTGTTTATGCTTTACAAAGAGCTGCTAATCCAGCTAGTGCTGCAGAGTATACTTCATTTGTAGAATATATAAAAAATGCTGTGAAGGTACTTTCTAGTGAGCTTCCAGTAGAAGAGCTTGGGGTAAAAGCTATAGATGATTATACTTTAGAAATAACTTTAGAATCACCTACAGGATATTTTTTAGATATACTTACTTATCCAATATTTGCTCCTGTTAGAAAAGACATTATAGAAAAGTATGGTGATGAATGGTCATTAAGTCCAGAAAGCTATATTGGTAATGGTGCATTTGTTATGACAGAGAGAAATCCTGATGAAAAAATAGTTGTAGTAAAAAATACTAATTATTGGAATAAAGATAATATTGTTCCTGAAAAAATTACTTTTGTGATGATGAAAGATGCTACTTTAGCACTTGCTGGTATAAAAGATGGTTCATTAGATTTTTCTGTTAATATTATAGAACAGGATTTAGAAAAACTTAAAGAAGAGGGTATAGTTAATATAGCTCCATATTTTTCTACAGTTGCTTTTGGTATAAATGCTACTAATGAAGTCTTAAAAGATGTAAGAATAAGAAAGGCATTATCTTTGGCTATAGACAGAAACTATATAGTTGAAAATGTTGTACCTACTGCAAAATCACCTACTAGTGCTTGGGTTCCTGTGGGAGCTTATGATGTTAGCGGAGATTTTAGAGAAAATGGCGGAGAATATATTGATTTGTCTAAAGAGGCTTATTCTAATAATGTTGAGATGGCTAAACAATTATTGGCTGAAGCAGGATATCCTAATGGTGAGAATTTCCCTGTATTAGAATATAAGACTACTTCAGATTTGGTTTATATGCAAGTAGCTGAAGCAGTGCAGCAGATGTGGAAAGAAAATTTAGGTATTGATTTACAAATAACTTCTATGGAATGGGCTGCTTATCAGCAGATGAGAAGTGATAAAGATTATCAGCTTATAAGAACTTTATGGATTGGTGATTATAGCGATCCTATGACTTTCTTAGAGAATTATTTAAGTTATAGAAGCCAAAATACTACAGGATACAGCAATATTATGTTTGATAAATACATAGAAACTGCTAGGTCTACTGCTAATCAAAGTATAAGAATGGAAGCTATGCATAATGCTGAAAAATTGTTGGTAGCAGAAGATAACTTGTTAATACCTATATACAATCCTTCAAATCCAACTCTAATAAGTAAGAGATTAAAAGACTATGTTCTAACTCCATTACAAGAATATCAATTCCATTATGCTTATTTAGAATAA
- the jag gene encoding RNA-binding cell elongation regulator Jag/EloR, which produces MLVKEFSGKSERDAINNALTELNLTEDQVRVEVIDKGKRSILGIGEDSPTIIRVFYEELANDLNEFQEIMTNILKYMGINAEVTVKEETEKRIYIDISTEDSGVLIGKKGNTLEALQFVISLIASKKFGDDNERHIILDVDGYRDRREETLKHMARQAAQQAKRTRRTVSLEPMSPYERRIIHLELQNDQDVETKSDGEPPYRSVRVYSKKKGGYNNKRYNDKGGYNKSYYRNR; this is translated from the coding sequence ATGTTAGTAAAAGAGTTTAGCGGTAAATCAGAGAGGGACGCTATTAATAATGCCCTTACAGAACTTAATCTTACAGAGGACCAAGTTAGAGTAGAAGTAATAGATAAAGGTAAAAGGAGTATTCTTGGAATAGGAGAAGATTCTCCAACTATTATAAGAGTTTTTTATGAAGAATTAGCTAATGATTTGAATGAATTTCAAGAAATCATGACTAATATATTAAAATATATGGGTATCAATGCTGAAGTAACTGTAAAAGAAGAAACTGAAAAAAGAATATATATAGATATTTCTACAGAAGATTCAGGAGTTTTAATTGGTAAAAAAGGAAATACTTTAGAGGCTTTACAGTTTGTAATATCATTAATAGCTTCTAAAAAATTCGGCGATGATAATGAAAGACATATTATATTAGATGTTGATGGATATAGAGACAGACGCGAAGAGACTTTAAAGCACATGGCTCGTCAAGCAGCACAGCAAGCTAAAAGAACTAGAAGAACTGTTTCTCTTGAACCTATGTCTCCTTATGAAAGAAGAATAATACACTTAGAATTACAAAATGACCAAGATGTAGAAACTAAAAGTGATGGTGAGCCGCCATATAGAAGCGTTAGAGTTTATTCTAAAAAGAAAGGCGGATACAATAATAAAAGATATAATGACAAGGGCGGATACAATAAGTCTTATTACAGAAATAGATAA
- the rpmH gene encoding 50S ribosomal protein L34, with protein MKRTYQPSKLRRARKFGFFKRMATKHGRDVLKRRRRKGRYRLTSADE; from the coding sequence ATGAAACGTACTTATCAGCCAAGTAAGTTGCGTCGTGCTAGGAAATTTGGTTTTTTTAAACGTATGGCAACAAAGCACGGTAGAGATGTATTAAAACGTAGAAGAAGAAAGGGTAGATATCGTTTAACTTCTGCCGATGAGTGA